In a single window of the Silurus meridionalis isolate SWU-2019-XX chromosome 8, ASM1480568v1, whole genome shotgun sequence genome:
- the LOC124389764 gene encoding serine/threonine-protein kinase pim-2-like encodes MDFTSANGQHFNEKQYKPLKRKMTHEAHEQPELQTKKRDIYDHYILGELLGYGSFGCVYAGVRISDGKKVALKIMNKINNHQNITIAGDARSLPVEVALLELVCKPPHCPFVIQLLEWFETPDAIILVLERPDPCVDLFDFLTNNIMIETEIIFIVQQIVLAACHCRNQGVFHRDIKAENVLLNL; translated from the exons ATGGATTTCACATCAGCTAACG GACAAcactttaatgaaaaacagtACAAGCCACTAAAGAGAAAAATGACACATGAAGCTCATGAACAACCTGAGCTCCAGACCAAAAAGAGag ACATTTATGATCACTACATCCTGGGAGAGCTGCTTGGGTATGGAAGCTTTGGTTGCGTCTACGCAGGGGTTCGAATATCAGATGGTAAAAAG GTGGCCCTGAAAatcatgaacaaaataaataatcatcaaAACATCACCATT GCCGGTGACGCACGCAGCCTGCCTGTTGAGGTGGCATTATTAGAACTCGTGTGCAAGCCGCCTCATTGTCCATTCGTAATACAGCTGCTAGAATGGTTTGAGACACCTGATGCCATCATCTTGGTCCTGGAGCGGCCCGACCCCTGTGTTGACCTTTTCGACTTTTTGACGAATAACATAATGATTGAAACTGAAATTATATTTATCGTGCAGCAAATTGTTCTTGCCGCATGTCACTGCCGTAATCAAGGTGTGTTTCATCGAGACATCAAAGCTGAAAATGTTCTCTTGAACCTCTGA